A region from the Achromobacter seleniivolatilans genome encodes:
- the hemW gene encoding radical SAM family heme chaperone HemW, protein MSIIIPIRNEMGGAQPSRLIVPAGSTLTSLPPLSVYVHVPWCVRKCPYCDFNSHAAPAGEIPERAYLDALRSDLEQALPSIWGRQVVSVFIGGGTPSLLSSAGLDELLAMLRACLNVWPDAEITMEANPGTAEASRFRDYAASGVTRFSLGIQSFDDAQLKKLGRIHDASQARAAIEMAQRAVSRVNLDVMFALPGQTLDACLDDLRQAVSFGTEHLSLYHLTMEPNTVFAKFPPEDLPDDDTSAAMQDAVESELAAAGLARYEVSAYAKPGARSRHNQNYWEFGDYLGIGPGAHGKLSFHDRIVREARLRSPDSWMQAAMARDGSHLAENRQVGPDELPFEFMLNALRLKDGVPTTAFTERTGLSLAVIAHQLEAASKRGLLDADPTRLRATPLGWSFLNDLQEMFL, encoded by the coding sequence ATGTCCATCATTATTCCCATCCGCAACGAAATGGGCGGCGCACAGCCGTCCCGCCTGATTGTGCCGGCCGGCTCCACGCTGACCAGCCTGCCGCCATTGTCTGTGTATGTGCACGTGCCCTGGTGCGTGCGCAAATGCCCGTATTGCGACTTTAATTCGCACGCTGCGCCGGCCGGAGAAATCCCGGAGCGGGCCTATCTTGACGCCTTGCGCAGCGACCTGGAACAGGCGCTGCCGTCCATCTGGGGCCGTCAGGTGGTGTCCGTATTTATTGGCGGCGGCACTCCCAGCTTGCTGTCATCCGCCGGATTGGATGAGTTGCTGGCCATGCTGCGGGCCTGTCTGAACGTGTGGCCAGACGCCGAGATCACCATGGAAGCCAACCCCGGCACAGCCGAAGCCAGCCGGTTTCGTGACTATGCCGCGAGCGGAGTCACGCGCTTCTCGCTGGGCATACAGAGTTTTGACGATGCTCAGTTGAAGAAATTGGGCCGCATTCATGATGCGTCGCAGGCGCGCGCCGCCATCGAAATGGCGCAGCGCGCCGTCTCCCGCGTCAATCTGGACGTCATGTTTGCTCTGCCTGGGCAGACCTTGGACGCCTGTCTGGACGATCTGCGGCAGGCGGTGTCGTTCGGCACGGAACATCTGTCGCTGTATCACCTGACGATGGAACCCAACACCGTCTTTGCCAAGTTTCCGCCCGAAGACCTGCCGGACGACGATACCAGCGCGGCCATGCAGGACGCGGTGGAATCCGAGCTGGCGGCGGCCGGCCTGGCGCGCTACGAGGTCTCGGCCTACGCCAAGCCAGGCGCCCGCAGCCGGCACAACCAGAACTATTGGGAATTCGGTGACTACCTGGGCATCGGCCCCGGCGCTCACGGCAAGCTGTCCTTTCACGACCGTATCGTGCGTGAAGCGCGCCTGCGCAGCCCGGATTCCTGGATGCAGGCGGCAATGGCCCGAGACGGCAGCCATCTGGCGGAAAACCGTCAGGTCGGCCCTGATGAGCTGCCGTTTGAGTTCATGCTCAATGCTTTGCGTTTGAAGGACGGCGTGCCCACTACCGCCTTCACGGAGCGCACGGGGTTATCGCTGGCCGTCATTGCGCACCAATTAGAGGCTGCCTCGAAACGGGGCTTGCTGGATGCGGACCCCACGCGGTTGCGGGCGACACCTTTGGGGTGGAGCTTTCTAAACGATCTGCAGGAAATGTTCCTGTAA
- the glnA gene encoding type I glutamate--ammonia ligase yields MASPKDVLKQIADNEVKFVDFRFTDTVGREHHVSVPTTAIDEDKLESGQAFDGSSIPGWKGIEASDMLLIPDCSTANLDPFREEPTLILSCDVVEPSDLKGYDRDPRSLAKRAEAYLKASGLGDTAYFGPEPEFFVFDGVTWNTDMSGTFVKIKSEEAPWSSGLEFEGGNTGHRPGVKGGYFPVPPVDSFQDMRSEMCLLMEQMGVPVEVHHHEVAAPGQLEIGTKFSTLVQRADWTQIVKYVVHNVAHAYGKTATFMPKPIVGDNGSGMHVHQSIWKDGQNLFAGNGYAGLSEFALYYIGGIIKHARALNAITNPGTNSYKRLVPHYEAPVKLAYSARNRSASIRIPYVGNPKGRRVEARFPDPLANPYLAFSALMMAGLDGVQNKIHPGDPADKNLYDLPPEEDAKIPTVCSSLEQALEALDQDREFLTRGGVFSNDMLNAYIDLKMGDVNRLRMTTHPVEFDMYYSL; encoded by the coding sequence ATGGCAAGCCCGAAAGACGTCCTGAAACAGATCGCCGATAACGAAGTGAAATTCGTGGATTTCCGCTTTACCGATACGGTTGGCCGTGAGCACCACGTTTCCGTGCCCACCACCGCGATCGACGAAGACAAGCTGGAAAGCGGGCAGGCCTTCGACGGTTCGTCGATTCCGGGCTGGAAGGGCATTGAAGCGTCCGACATGCTGCTCATCCCCGACTGCTCGACCGCCAACCTGGACCCGTTCCGCGAAGAACCGACCCTGATCCTGTCCTGCGACGTGGTTGAACCGTCCGACCTGAAGGGCTATGACCGCGACCCGCGTTCGCTGGCCAAGCGCGCCGAAGCCTACCTGAAGGCCTCCGGCCTGGGCGACACCGCCTACTTTGGTCCGGAACCCGAATTTTTCGTGTTCGACGGCGTGACCTGGAACACCGACATGTCGGGCACGTTCGTCAAGATCAAGTCCGAAGAAGCGCCGTGGTCCTCCGGCCTGGAATTCGAAGGTGGCAACACCGGCCATCGTCCTGGCGTGAAGGGCGGCTATTTCCCCGTGCCGCCGGTTGATTCGTTCCAGGACATGCGTTCGGAAATGTGCCTGTTGATGGAACAAATGGGCGTGCCGGTTGAAGTGCACCACCATGAAGTCGCCGCTCCGGGCCAACTGGAAATCGGCACCAAGTTCAGCACGCTGGTTCAGCGCGCCGACTGGACGCAGATCGTCAAGTACGTCGTGCACAACGTGGCCCACGCCTACGGCAAGACCGCGACGTTCATGCCCAAGCCCATCGTTGGCGACAACGGTTCCGGCATGCACGTGCACCAATCCATCTGGAAGGACGGCCAAAACCTGTTCGCAGGCAACGGCTACGCTGGCCTGTCGGAATTTGCGCTGTACTACATCGGCGGCATCATCAAGCACGCTCGCGCACTGAACGCCATTACCAACCCGGGCACCAACTCGTACAAGCGTCTGGTTCCGCACTACGAAGCCCCGGTCAAGCTGGCTTACTCGGCCCGCAACCGCTCGGCCTCGATCCGCATTCCGTACGTCGGCAACCCGAAGGGCCGCCGCGTCGAAGCGCGTTTCCCGGACCCGCTGGCCAACCCGTACCTGGCATTCTCGGCCCTGATGATGGCCGGTCTGGACGGCGTGCAGAACAAGATTCACCCCGGTGATCCCGCCGACAAGAACTTGTACGACCTGCCGCCCGAAGAAGACGCGAAGATCCCGACGGTGTGCTCGTCGCTGGAACAAGCGTTGGAAGCTCTGGACCAGGATCGCGAGTTCCTGACCCGTGGTGGCGTGTTCAGCAACGACATGCTCAACGCCTACATCGACCTGAAGATGGGCGATGTGAATCGTCTGCGCATGACGACGCACCCGGTTGAATTCGACATGTACTACAGCCTCTGA
- the glnL gene encoding nitrogen regulation protein NR(II), which yields MNVEALDLLATSVFLVNERGHIEYANAAAEDLFGRSRKQLCGHSAATLFDNPENIQSSIDRAAAGRYADVRQLASLRRAAESVEVAVTTVGLTGQRWPVLIETREIEQRVLADRNHRLVDEIEAHRELLRNLAHEVKNPLGGLRGAAQLLEAELPSAALAEYTQVIISEADRLQALVDRLSGPQRVPLNARPVNIHEICERVCALIQAEFRNDVTILRDYDASVPDLRGDAARLMQAVLNVARNAAQELVARPQSAQAEPGVVTLRTRVARQVMLAHRQHRLALVLSIIDNGPGVPDHIRDRIFHPLVTARAGGTGLGLSLAQDFVQQHGGIIEFESRPGRTEFRLVLPMEPAH from the coding sequence ATGAATGTAGAAGCTCTCGATCTGCTTGCCACGTCCGTTTTCCTGGTTAACGAGCGCGGTCACATTGAATACGCCAACGCGGCTGCCGAGGATTTGTTCGGCCGGTCGCGCAAACAACTATGCGGCCACTCTGCCGCTACGCTGTTCGACAACCCAGAAAACATCCAATCGTCCATTGACCGCGCTGCGGCCGGGCGATATGCCGATGTCCGGCAACTGGCCTCGTTGCGCCGTGCCGCTGAATCTGTGGAAGTCGCCGTTACGACGGTCGGGCTGACGGGCCAACGCTGGCCTGTGCTGATCGAAACGCGAGAGATAGAGCAGCGCGTTCTGGCCGATCGAAATCATCGGCTGGTTGATGAAATAGAAGCTCACCGCGAGCTGCTGCGCAATCTTGCGCACGAAGTGAAGAATCCATTGGGTGGTTTGCGCGGCGCCGCGCAATTGCTGGAAGCCGAGTTGCCCAGTGCAGCGCTGGCTGAATACACCCAGGTCATTATTTCCGAAGCCGACCGCTTGCAGGCGCTGGTGGACCGCTTGAGCGGCCCGCAACGTGTGCCGCTGAATGCGCGTCCGGTGAATATCCATGAAATCTGCGAACGCGTCTGCGCGCTGATTCAGGCTGAATTCCGCAACGACGTCACCATCTTGCGCGACTACGACGCGTCGGTTCCCGACTTGCGCGGCGATGCCGCCCGTTTGATGCAGGCAGTCTTGAATGTGGCGCGCAATGCTGCACAGGAACTGGTTGCGCGTCCGCAAAGCGCGCAGGCAGAACCCGGCGTAGTGACGTTGCGTACCCGCGTAGCCCGGCAAGTCATGCTGGCGCACCGGCAACACCGGCTGGCGCTGGTGCTGTCCATTATCGACAACGGTCCTGGCGTGCCGGACCATATCCGTGACCGCATTTTCCATCCGCTGGTCACGGCCAGGGCCGGAGGTACGGGGTTGGGCTTGAGCCTTGCCCAGGACTTCGTGCAGCAGCACGGCGGCATCATCGAATTTGAATCCCGACCCGGGCGCACTGAATTTCGCCTGGTCCTACCGATGGAGCCCGCACACTGA
- the ntrC gene encoding nitrogen regulation protein NR(I), whose translation MKPVWIVDDDQAIRWVLEKALARAGVTTRSFSQSADVLEALQRDTPVALVSDIRMPGGNGLELLRQLKERHPGLPVIVMTAFADLDSTVSAFQGGAFDYLAKPFDVNEAVALIQRAMQESSQPESPEGQGEAAQNNERWMMTQSSSTAMQEVFRAIGRLAQSKVTVLITGESGTGKELVARALHGHGVRASGPFVALNAAAIPRDLLEAELFGHERGAFTGANNLRRGRFEEAHGGTLFLDEIGDMPIELQTRLLRVLAEGSFYRVGGAQPVRVDVRIVAATHQPLEQRVEQGLFREDLFHRLNVIRLRLPPLRERVEDIPALAQHFLTVSARTLGVPVKRLTPDALAVLTKFDFPGNVRQLENFCHWLTVMAAGQTVDRGDLPPEIRAVEHQQQAASMPQRPAAQVPSIGTVVQQSSSALDDGAPRNWQDSLLRDAQYRLERGEPAVMATLTRQFEKILLQSALDASRGRRVEAASRLGIGRNTITRKLRELGIEDE comes from the coding sequence ATGAAACCCGTATGGATCGTCGACGACGACCAGGCCATCCGCTGGGTCCTCGAAAAGGCCCTGGCCCGCGCTGGCGTCACAACCCGCAGTTTCTCCCAATCGGCTGATGTGCTGGAAGCGCTTCAGCGCGACACGCCCGTCGCATTGGTGTCCGATATCCGCATGCCTGGCGGCAATGGCTTGGAGCTGTTGCGGCAACTGAAAGAACGTCATCCCGGTTTGCCGGTCATTGTGATGACCGCGTTTGCCGATCTGGACAGCACGGTGTCCGCGTTTCAGGGCGGGGCCTTTGATTATCTGGCCAAGCCGTTTGACGTGAACGAAGCCGTGGCGCTGATCCAGCGCGCCATGCAGGAATCGTCGCAGCCCGAAAGCCCCGAAGGGCAGGGCGAGGCTGCGCAGAACAACGAGCGCTGGATGATGACGCAGTCATCCTCCACCGCCATGCAGGAAGTGTTCCGCGCGATTGGCCGCTTGGCGCAGTCCAAGGTCACCGTGTTGATCACGGGAGAATCCGGTACTGGCAAGGAATTGGTGGCGCGAGCGCTGCATGGCCACGGCGTGCGCGCAAGCGGTCCGTTCGTGGCGCTGAACGCCGCGGCAATTCCGCGTGACCTGCTTGAGGCCGAACTGTTCGGTCACGAGCGCGGCGCATTTACCGGCGCCAACAATCTGCGCCGGGGCCGCTTCGAGGAAGCGCACGGGGGCACCTTGTTCCTGGATGAGATTGGCGATATGCCGATTGAATTGCAGACGCGATTGCTGCGTGTGCTGGCGGAAGGCAGCTTTTATCGGGTCGGCGGTGCGCAACCCGTACGCGTGGATGTGCGTATTGTTGCAGCCACTCACCAGCCGCTTGAGCAGCGCGTTGAGCAAGGTCTGTTCCGCGAAGATTTGTTCCACCGCTTAAACGTGATTCGCTTGCGGCTGCCCCCGTTGCGCGAGCGCGTGGAAGATATTCCCGCGCTGGCCCAGCACTTTCTGACTGTCAGCGCCCGTACCTTGGGCGTGCCCGTCAAACGTTTGACGCCAGATGCGCTGGCTGTTCTGACAAAGTTCGACTTTCCCGGCAACGTCCGGCAATTGGAGAACTTCTGCCACTGGTTGACGGTAATGGCGGCAGGCCAGACCGTGGATCGCGGTGATCTGCCGCCGGAAATTCGTGCGGTGGAACATCAGCAGCAAGCGGCGTCGATGCCGCAGCGCCCCGCTGCACAGGTGCCCAGTATCGGCACCGTGGTCCAGCAGTCGTCGAGCGCTTTGGACGACGGCGCGCCGCGCAATTGGCAGGACTCTTTGCTGCGTGATGCGCAATACCGGCTGGAACGCGGCGAACCCGCGGTCATGGCGACACTCACCCGTCAGTTCGAGAAGATCTTGCTGCAAAGTGCGTTGGACGCCAGCCGTGGCCGTCGCGTGGAAGCCGCTTCACGATTGGGGATCGGTCGCAATACCATCACGCGCAAACTGCGCGAGCTGGGGATTGAGGACGAGTGA
- a CDS encoding LysR family transcriptional regulator — translation MQPITPELLVLVDAIARHGSFAKAARELGKVPSAVTYSIRKLEDGLDVLLFDRTGHRAQLTPAGEALLKDGRYVLQSLDDLACRVKRIATGWEVELRIAVSAVLPWRPLYDLIEEFQGIASATKLRFSSEVLSGNWDALTAGRADLVIGAGAAGEPTGPYRSQAIGLTQFAFCVAAHHPLAALPQPLSRADITRYCAVVVADTSRNLPPQSRGILADQPTLVMPTMQAKVEAQVRGLGCGYLPMTLAAPYLSQGLLVVCETDEGMSLTEHVTYAWRAEPPGEALKWWLQKLKSPRLCESLLGMG, via the coding sequence ATGCAGCCTATCACCCCTGAATTGCTCGTCCTGGTCGACGCGATTGCCCGCCACGGCAGCTTTGCCAAAGCGGCCCGCGAACTCGGCAAGGTACCGTCTGCCGTTACGTATTCCATACGCAAGCTGGAAGATGGCTTGGATGTGTTGCTGTTTGACCGGACCGGACATCGCGCGCAGCTGACGCCGGCGGGAGAAGCCCTGCTGAAAGATGGCCGCTATGTCTTGCAGTCATTGGACGACCTGGCATGCCGCGTGAAACGCATCGCCACCGGATGGGAAGTGGAGCTGCGCATTGCGGTCAGCGCTGTGCTGCCGTGGCGTCCGCTATACGACTTGATCGAAGAATTCCAGGGGATTGCCAGCGCCACCAAGCTGCGCTTCTCCAGCGAGGTATTAAGCGGCAATTGGGATGCGTTGACGGCGGGCCGGGCGGACCTGGTCATCGGCGCGGGCGCGGCGGGTGAACCCACGGGCCCCTACCGCTCACAAGCGATCGGCCTGACGCAATTCGCGTTCTGCGTTGCCGCGCACCACCCGCTGGCGGCACTGCCACAGCCCCTTAGCCGCGCTGATATCACGCGCTATTGCGCCGTGGTGGTGGCGGACACGTCGCGCAACCTGCCGCCGCAATCACGCGGCATTCTCGCCGACCAGCCCACGCTGGTCATGCCCACAATGCAAGCCAAGGTCGAGGCTCAAGTGCGCGGCCTGGGCTGCGGATACTTGCCCATGACGCTGGCAGCGCCATATTTGTCGCAAGGGTTGCTGGTGGTGTGCGAAACGGATGAAGGCATGTCCCTGACGGAACACGTGACCTACGCCTGGCGAGCCGAGCCACCCGGCGAGGCGCTGAAGTGGTGGCTGCAAAAGCTGAAATCGCCGCGTTTGTGCGAAAGCTTGTTAGGAATGGGGTAA
- a CDS encoding pirin family protein: MLTIRRAAERGHANHGWLDSFHTFSFANYYDPAHMGFGALRVINDDRIAAGRGFGTHGHRDMEIITYVLDGAIAHKDSMGSGSTIQPGNVQRMSAGRGVMHSEFNPLPDTETHMLQIWIQPDVTGIAPEYEERSFSDAQKRGRLQALVSADGVDGSMKIHQDARLYGGLFDGDESAALTLAPGRRGWVHVARGSLTVNGVELLAGDAAAITDENRVELSGGKNAEVLVFDLA; encoded by the coding sequence ATGCTTACGATTCGCCGCGCTGCCGAACGAGGTCACGCCAACCATGGGTGGCTCGATTCGTTTCACACCTTTTCGTTTGCCAACTACTACGACCCGGCTCACATGGGCTTCGGCGCGCTGCGCGTGATCAACGATGATCGCATCGCTGCCGGACGCGGTTTCGGCACCCACGGCCACCGGGACATGGAGATCATCACCTATGTGCTGGACGGCGCGATTGCGCATAAGGACAGCATGGGTAGCGGCTCGACCATTCAGCCCGGTAACGTGCAACGGATGAGCGCTGGCCGCGGCGTCATGCACTCCGAGTTCAACCCGCTGCCGGATACTGAAACGCACATGCTGCAAATCTGGATTCAGCCCGACGTCACCGGCATTGCGCCGGAGTACGAAGAGCGCAGCTTCAGCGATGCGCAAAAGCGTGGCCGCCTGCAAGCCCTGGTATCGGCTGATGGCGTGGATGGTTCGATGAAGATTCATCAGGATGCGCGTTTGTACGGCGGCCTGTTCGACGGCGACGAATCCGCCGCTTTGACCTTGGCGCCGGGCCGCCGTGGCTGGGTGCATGTGGCCCGCGGCAGTCTGACCGTCAATGGCGTCGAACTGTTGGCTGGCGATGCTGCCGCGATCACGGATGAGAACCGTGTCGAACTGTCCGGTGGCAAGAACGCCGAAGTGCTGGTGTTTGATCTGGCGTAA
- a CDS encoding pirin family protein has translation MSTLSEAGESQIETVVVPRTSDLGGFSVLRAIPSAQRRTVGPFVFLDHMGPADFDVGSGIDVRPHPHIGLSTVTYLYEGSMVHRDGAGHTQTILPGEVNWMTAGRGIVHSERSSPESRLAPQRLCGLQIWVGLPKEHEESDPGFTHYGLDAQPVIEGEGVRAQVVAGSLFGKTSSVKTLSPLFYGDLQLQAGAITVLPAEHVERAAYLAMGTVEIEGQTYESGRLVVFAPGKPVQIRAKTAARFAVLGGEPLDGPRFVWWNFVSSSKDRIEQAKQDWQRTRFDQVVPGDETEFIPLPEPRV, from the coding sequence ATGTCTACCTTGTCCGAAGCAGGCGAAAGCCAGATTGAAACCGTTGTAGTGCCGCGCACCAGCGACCTTGGCGGTTTCTCCGTCTTGCGCGCCATTCCGTCGGCGCAGCGCCGCACCGTGGGTCCGTTCGTGTTCCTGGATCACATGGGGCCAGCCGATTTTGACGTTGGGTCTGGCATCGACGTCCGTCCGCATCCGCATATCGGCCTGTCTACCGTCACCTATCTGTATGAAGGTTCGATGGTGCACCGCGACGGCGCGGGTCATACGCAGACCATTTTGCCCGGGGAAGTGAACTGGATGACGGCAGGCCGCGGCATCGTTCACTCCGAACGCTCGTCGCCCGAAAGCCGTCTGGCTCCGCAGCGGCTCTGTGGCCTGCAGATTTGGGTTGGTCTGCCCAAAGAGCATGAAGAATCCGACCCTGGTTTCACGCACTACGGTCTGGATGCCCAGCCGGTTATTGAAGGCGAGGGCGTGCGCGCCCAGGTGGTAGCGGGCTCGTTGTTTGGTAAAACCTCGTCAGTCAAAACGTTGTCGCCGCTGTTCTATGGTGACCTTCAATTGCAGGCAGGCGCCATCACGGTGCTTCCGGCTGAACATGTTGAACGCGCCGCCTATCTGGCGATGGGCACCGTCGAAATTGAAGGCCAGACATACGAGAGCGGACGCCTTGTTGTCTTTGCGCCGGGCAAGCCCGTGCAGATCCGCGCGAAGACGGCCGCGCGCTTCGCAGTGCTGGGTGGAGAGCCGTTGGACGGCCCGCGCTTTGTCTGGTGGAACTTCGTGTCCAGCAGCAAAGACCGCATTGAACAAGCCAAGCAGGACTGGCAGCGCACGCGCTTTGATCAGGTCGTGCCCGGCGATGAAACCGAGTTCATCCCCTTGCCCGAACCGCGCGTGTAA
- the prfH gene encoding peptide chain release factor H — MALLQLSAAQGPDECCLAVAKALAYLLREAQASNLSADVLELENGNRAGTFRSVLLSLDGAGADALAAQWEGSIQWICPSPYRPAHQRKNWFIGALRCETPATSLASEIRFETTRSSGPGGQHVNKTESAVRATHVATGITVKVQTERSQHANKRIAVLLIAHRLANRDQELQAAQRAQRRQFHHQVERGSPKRVFKGETFELLKTT; from the coding sequence ATGGCGCTATTACAGTTATCCGCCGCGCAAGGTCCAGACGAATGTTGTCTTGCCGTGGCCAAAGCGCTGGCGTATCTGCTGCGTGAAGCGCAAGCCAGCAACTTGAGCGCCGACGTTTTGGAGCTTGAAAACGGCAACCGGGCGGGCACTTTCCGCTCCGTTCTGCTGAGTCTGGATGGCGCTGGAGCAGATGCCTTGGCGGCGCAATGGGAAGGGTCGATCCAATGGATCTGCCCAAGCCCGTACCGCCCTGCTCATCAACGCAAGAACTGGTTCATCGGCGCATTGCGTTGTGAAACTCCGGCAACCAGCCTGGCAAGTGAAATACGTTTTGAGACGACGCGCTCTTCCGGCCCTGGCGGCCAGCATGTCAACAAAACGGAGTCCGCGGTACGCGCAACGCATGTGGCAACAGGCATCACCGTCAAGGTGCAGACCGAACGCAGCCAACATGCGAACAAACGCATTGCGGTTCTGTTGATTGCGCACCGTCTGGCCAACCGCGATCAGGAACTGCAAGCCGCACAGCGTGCGCAACGCAGGCAATTCCACCACCAGGTGGAACGCGGAAGTCCAAAGCGCGTGTTCAAAGGCGAAACCTTTGAACTCTTGAAAACCACGTAG
- a CDS encoding RNA ligase RtcB family protein yields the protein MGNCIQQLSESVTLIASDDTWIEGNAIQQLHTTSKLAGMRRVAGMPDLHPGRGYPVGAAFFSTGRLYPALIGGDIGCGMALWTTDLDARKSPAEKLEKRLGNIDAPLDDAWQTLVSELAPANVGFQQALGTIGGGNHFAELQRIDHIYDPQAVAALQLDMKQLVLLVHSGSRGLGGSILEQHIHRHGHAGLVQDSADCVDYLAQHDGALQYAEANRQLIARRMLDRLGANGQQVLDVHHNLVTPAAIQGENGWLHRKGATPSDTGLVVIPGSRGDYSYLAAPIPSEASLFSLAHGAGRKWMRSECKDRLVKRYSPAQLSRTKLGSHVVCQDKHLIYEEAPEAYKPVDSIIASMEQAGLLTVLAKLRPVLTYKTRGGCC from the coding sequence ATGGGCAATTGCATTCAACAATTGTCCGAGAGCGTGACACTCATCGCCTCGGACGACACGTGGATCGAAGGCAACGCGATCCAACAACTACACACCACTTCCAAGCTTGCCGGCATGCGCCGCGTTGCAGGAATGCCTGATCTCCATCCCGGCCGGGGTTATCCGGTGGGAGCCGCCTTTTTCTCGACCGGACGCTTGTATCCCGCTTTGATAGGCGGCGATATCGGCTGCGGCATGGCGCTATGGACGACGGACCTTGATGCTCGAAAGAGCCCTGCCGAAAAGCTTGAAAAGCGGCTAGGCAATATCGACGCGCCATTGGACGATGCGTGGCAAACCCTGGTGTCTGAATTGGCACCCGCCAATGTCGGATTCCAGCAGGCATTGGGAACCATCGGCGGCGGCAATCACTTTGCCGAGCTGCAACGCATTGATCATATCTACGACCCGCAGGCTGTAGCTGCATTGCAGCTGGATATGAAACAACTGGTGCTGCTTGTGCACAGCGGTTCGCGCGGTTTGGGCGGATCGATTCTGGAACAGCACATCCATCGGCACGGCCATGCGGGACTCGTTCAAGACAGCGCCGACTGCGTGGACTATCTGGCACAACACGACGGCGCCTTGCAGTATGCAGAAGCCAACCGGCAACTGATTGCGCGCCGCATGCTGGACCGGCTTGGAGCAAACGGCCAGCAGGTGCTGGACGTGCACCACAACCTGGTCACGCCCGCCGCGATTCAAGGCGAAAACGGCTGGCTGCATCGCAAGGGCGCTACGCCGTCCGATACGGGGCTGGTCGTTATCCCTGGTTCGCGGGGGGACTACAGTTATCTGGCGGCGCCAATTCCCAGCGAAGCCAGTCTGTTTTCGCTGGCGCATGGCGCGGGCCGTAAATGGATGCGCAGCGAGTGCAAAGACAGGCTCGTCAAGCGTTACAGCCCTGCGCAATTGAGCAGGACCAAGCTGGGCAGCCATGTAGTCTGCCAGGATAAGCATCTGATCTACGAAGAAGCGCCAGAGGCCTACAAGCCTGTCGACAGCATCATTGCCAGTATGGAACAGGCAGGATTGCTGACGGTGCTGGCAAAGCTGCGTCCCGTGCTGACTTACAAAACACGTGGGGGGTGCTGCTGA
- a CDS encoding ABC transporter ATP-binding protein: MPDLLEIDRLSLAYDTPGGLKAVVQDLTLGLPTGHIGCLLGESGCGKTTVLRAIAGFEPVRAGRILLDGTVISSATEQVPPELRRVGMMFQDYALFPHLSVALNVAFGLRKLPRADRARRVEEMLELVGLAHAANSYPHEISGGQQQRVALARALAPSPDLLLLDEPFSNLDVDTRERLAFEVRDILKTTGHTAILVTHNQAEAFAIADRIGVMAKGSIAQWDTPYNLHHHPANDFVRDFIRREALEERREQAFARGR; this comes from the coding sequence GTGCCCGATCTGTTAGAAATCGATCGACTCTCTCTTGCCTACGACACCCCGGGCGGCTTAAAAGCCGTGGTGCAGGATCTGACGCTGGGCCTGCCAACAGGGCACATCGGCTGCCTGTTGGGCGAGTCCGGCTGCGGCAAGACCACCGTGCTGCGCGCAATCGCAGGCTTTGAACCCGTGCGCGCCGGCCGCATCCTGCTGGACGGCACCGTCATTTCTTCGGCAACCGAACAGGTGCCGCCTGAGCTGCGCCGGGTCGGCATGATGTTTCAGGACTACGCCTTGTTTCCGCACCTCTCGGTGGCGCTGAACGTGGCGTTTGGTCTGCGCAAGCTGCCGCGCGCGGACCGTGCCCGCCGTGTCGAAGAAATGCTGGAACTGGTGGGTCTGGCGCACGCCGCCAACAGCTATCCGCACGAGATTTCGGGCGGCCAGCAACAGCGCGTAGCGCTGGCGCGGGCCTTGGCGCCCTCGCCCGATTTACTGCTGCTGGACGAACCGTTCTCCAACCTGGATGTGGACACGCGCGAACGCCTGGCGTTTGAAGTGCGCGACATTCTGAAGACCACTGGCCACACGGCCATCCTGGTCACCCACAACCAGGCCGAAGCCTTCGCCATTGCGGACCGCATTGGCGTGATGGCCAAGGGCAGCATCGCGCAGTGGGATACGCCGTACAACCTGCACCACCACCCCGCCAACGACTTTGTGCGCGACTTCATCCGCCGCGAAGCGCTGGAAGAACGGCGCGAGCAAGCCTTCGCTCGCGGACGCTAA